Proteins encoded within one genomic window of Bradyrhizobium sp. 186:
- a CDS encoding glutathione S-transferase family protein, which produces MFLIGQYDSPFVRRVAIALRFYGLAFEHRPWSTFGDADKIAPYNPLRRVPTLVLDDGEALIESTIILDYLDELVGPEKAMLPRSGVERRRHLRICALASGLGDKAVSLVYERVLRKEQLALWVERCEAQIADVLGVLESERAKVTTPYWLGERIGHADVAVACVVRFTREAHPQLFEPSRYPALSAHADRCEALAPFQEIVQPLAPPKG; this is translated from the coding sequence ATGTTCCTGATCGGCCAATATGATTCCCCCTTCGTCCGCCGCGTCGCGATTGCGCTGAGGTTTTATGGCCTCGCCTTCGAGCACAGGCCGTGGTCGACCTTTGGCGATGCCGACAAGATCGCGCCCTATAATCCCCTGCGTCGCGTGCCGACTTTGGTGCTCGACGACGGCGAGGCGCTGATCGAGAGCACGATCATTCTGGATTATCTCGACGAGCTGGTGGGGCCGGAGAAGGCGATGCTGCCACGAAGCGGCGTCGAGCGGCGGCGGCACTTGCGCATCTGCGCGCTCGCCTCCGGCCTCGGCGACAAGGCCGTCAGCCTGGTCTACGAGCGCGTGCTGCGGAAAGAGCAGCTTGCGCTGTGGGTCGAGCGCTGTGAGGCGCAGATCGCGGACGTCCTCGGCGTGCTGGAATCCGAGCGCGCCAAGGTGACGACGCCGTACTGGCTGGGTGAACGCATCGGCCACGCCGACGTCGCGGTCGCCTGCGTTGTCCGCTTCACCCGCGAGGCGCATCCGCAGTTGTTCGAGCCTTCGCGCTACCCGGCGCTGAGCGCGCATGCCGATCGCTGCGAGGCGCTCGCCCCGTTCCAGGAGATCGTGCAGCCGCTGGCGCCGCCGAAGGGATGA
- the metH gene encoding methionine synthase: protein MTVPVSAKRTALLDAARERILVLDGAMGTMIQNLQFDEAAFRGERFKDFHRDLRGNNDLLILTQPQAIEDIHAAYLRAGADIVATNTFSTTSIAQADYDLTDIVYDMAREGARLAGNAARRVEAEDGKPRFVAGALGPTNRTASISPDVANPGYRAVTFDDLRESYGEQIRGLLDGGVDLLLVETIFDTLNAKAALYAIAEITEERGIDVPVMVSGTITDKSGRLLSGQMPEAFWHSVRHAKPVTIGFNCALGAEDLRAHIADIGRVADTLVCAYPNAGLPNEFGQYDETPEYMARLIGEFARDGLVNIVGGCCGTTPDHIAAIAAAVAPHKPRIVPEIEPRLRLSGLEPFILTDAIPFVNVGERTNVTGSARFRKLITAGDYTAALQVARDQVENGAQIIDVNMDEGLLDSEAAMRTFLNLVAAEPDIARVPVMVDSSKFSVIEAGLKCVQGKPVVNSISMKEGEEKFIHEAQIARRHGAAVVVMAFDEVGQADTFARKTEICKRAYDILVNRVGLPPEDIIFDPNIFAIATGIEEHNNYGVDFIEATRWIRKNLTGAHISGGVSNLSFSFRGNEPVREAMHSVFLYHAIKAGMDMGIVNAGQMIVYDDIDPELRQVCEDVVLNRDPGASERLLALAEKFRGNKTQTKEADLAWREWPVAKRLSHALVHGITEFIEQDTEEARKTSSRPLDVIEGPLMAGMNVVGDLFGDGKMFLPQVVKSARVMKQAVAWLMPFMEEEKARNLANGIGTEGSSSAGKIVLATVKGDVHDIGKNIVGIVLQCNNYEVIDLGVMVPAARIVETVKAEKADIVGLSGLITPSLDEMAFFAAELQREGLKLPLLIGGATTSRVHTAVKIDPSYRAGPVVHVNDASRAVGVASSLLSPERREAYAADVRAEYAKISDAHFRAQADKKRLKLTAARANRVPVDFAATKPVKPTFLGIKSFDDYDLAELVPYIDWTPFFQTWELAGRFPAILNDSKVGEVARSLYDDARKMLDLIVKEKWFRASATVGFWPANAQGDDIVLYVDESRTKQIATLHTLRQQLEKREGRFNAALSDFIAPVGTGVPDYVGGFVVTAGIGEDEVADRFKMANDDYSSILCKALADRLAEAFAERMHARVRREFWAYAPDESLTSDEMILERYQGIRPAPGYPAQPDHTEKATLFELLDAEATSGVKLTESFAMWPGSSVSGLYFANPESYYFGVGKIERDQVEDYAARKGMSVAETERWLAPILNYIPAQPGATDRAAFAAMPANDETSKDLASHPPGCTCAVHLVWQKKRAGAG from the coding sequence CGCCTTCCGCGGCGAGCGCTTCAAGGATTTCCACCGCGACCTCCGCGGCAACAACGATCTGTTGATCCTGACCCAGCCGCAGGCGATCGAGGACATCCACGCCGCCTATTTGCGCGCCGGCGCCGACATCGTCGCGACCAACACCTTCTCCACGACCTCGATCGCGCAGGCCGACTATGACCTGACCGACATCGTCTACGACATGGCGCGTGAAGGCGCTCGCCTTGCGGGCAACGCCGCCAGGCGTGTCGAGGCCGAGGACGGTAAGCCGCGCTTCGTCGCCGGCGCCCTCGGCCCCACCAACCGCACCGCCTCGATCTCGCCTGACGTCGCCAATCCCGGCTACCGCGCCGTCACCTTCGACGATCTGCGCGAATCCTATGGCGAGCAAATTCGCGGCCTGCTCGACGGCGGCGTCGACCTGCTGCTGGTCGAGACCATCTTCGACACGCTGAACGCCAAGGCCGCGCTCTATGCGATCGCCGAGATCACGGAAGAGCGCGGCATCGACGTCCCCGTGATGGTGTCCGGCACCATCACCGACAAATCCGGCCGCCTGCTGTCGGGACAGATGCCGGAAGCGTTCTGGCATTCGGTGCGGCACGCAAAACCCGTCACCATCGGCTTCAACTGCGCGCTCGGCGCCGAAGACCTTCGCGCCCACATCGCCGATATCGGCCGCGTCGCCGATACTCTTGTGTGTGCCTATCCCAACGCCGGCCTGCCCAACGAGTTCGGCCAGTACGACGAGACCCCGGAATATATGGCGCGCCTGATCGGCGAGTTCGCGCGCGACGGCCTCGTCAACATCGTCGGCGGCTGCTGCGGCACCACGCCGGATCATATCGCGGCGATTGCCGCCGCCGTGGCGCCGCACAAGCCGCGTATCGTGCCGGAGATCGAGCCGCGGCTGCGACTTTCCGGCCTCGAACCCTTCATTCTGACCGACGCGATTCCCTTCGTGAACGTCGGCGAGCGCACCAACGTCACGGGATCGGCGCGCTTCCGCAAGCTGATCACCGCCGGCGACTACACCGCCGCGCTTCAGGTCGCGCGCGACCAGGTCGAGAACGGCGCGCAGATCATCGACGTCAACATGGACGAAGGCCTGCTGGACTCGGAAGCCGCGATGCGGACCTTCCTCAACCTCGTCGCCGCCGAGCCCGACATCGCCCGCGTGCCCGTGATGGTCGATTCCTCGAAATTCTCGGTGATCGAGGCCGGCCTGAAATGCGTGCAGGGCAAGCCGGTGGTGAATTCGATCTCGATGAAGGAAGGCGAGGAGAAATTCATCCACGAAGCGCAGATCGCGCGGCGTCATGGCGCGGCGGTCGTGGTGATGGCGTTCGACGAAGTCGGCCAGGCCGATACGTTCGCGCGCAAGACCGAGATCTGCAAGCGCGCCTACGATATCCTGGTGAACCGCGTCGGCCTGCCGCCGGAAGACATCATCTTCGATCCGAACATCTTCGCGATCGCGACCGGCATCGAGGAGCACAACAATTACGGCGTCGACTTCATCGAGGCGACGCGCTGGATCCGCAAGAACTTGACCGGCGCGCACATCTCGGGCGGCGTCTCCAATCTCTCCTTCTCGTTCCGCGGCAACGAGCCGGTGCGCGAGGCCATGCACTCGGTGTTCCTGTATCACGCCATCAAGGCCGGCATGGACATGGGCATCGTCAATGCCGGGCAGATGATCGTCTATGACGACATCGACCCTGAATTGCGCCAGGTCTGCGAGGACGTCGTCCTCAATCGCGATCCCGGCGCGTCCGAGCGCTTGCTGGCGCTCGCGGAAAAATTCCGCGGCAACAAGACCCAGACCAAGGAGGCCGATCTCGCCTGGCGCGAATGGCCGGTGGCGAAGCGGCTCAGCCACGCGCTGGTGCATGGCATCACCGAATTCATCGAGCAGGATACTGAGGAAGCTCGAAAAACCTCGTCGCGTCCGCTCGACGTCATCGAGGGCCCGCTGATGGCCGGCATGAACGTGGTCGGCGATCTCTTCGGCGACGGCAAGATGTTCCTGCCGCAGGTGGTGAAATCCGCGCGCGTGATGAAGCAGGCGGTGGCCTGGCTGATGCCGTTCATGGAAGAGGAGAAGGCGCGCAACCTCGCCAACGGCATCGGCACTGAAGGTTCCAGCTCCGCCGGCAAGATCGTGCTCGCGACCGTCAAGGGCGACGTCCACGACATCGGCAAGAACATCGTCGGCATCGTGCTCCAGTGCAACAATTATGAGGTGATCGACCTCGGCGTGATGGTGCCGGCCGCAAGGATCGTCGAGACCGTCAAGGCGGAGAAGGCCGACATCGTCGGCCTGTCCGGCCTGATCACGCCTTCGCTCGACGAGATGGCGTTCTTCGCTGCCGAATTGCAGCGCGAAGGACTGAAGCTGCCGCTGCTGATCGGCGGCGCGACGACGAGCCGCGTGCATACCGCCGTGAAGATCGACCCGAGCTATCGGGCCGGGCCCGTGGTGCACGTCAATGACGCCAGCCGCGCCGTCGGCGTGGCCTCCTCGCTACTGTCGCCCGAGAGGCGCGAGGCCTACGCCGCCGACGTTCGCGCGGAATACGCAAAAATCTCCGACGCGCATTTTCGCGCGCAGGCCGACAAGAAGCGGCTGAAGCTGACTGCGGCCCGCGCCAACCGCGTGCCGGTCGACTTTGCCGCGACTAAGCCGGTGAAGCCGACCTTCCTCGGCATCAAGAGTTTTGACGATTACGACCTCGCCGAGCTCGTGCCCTATATCGACTGGACGCCGTTCTTCCAGACCTGGGAGCTCGCCGGCCGCTTCCCGGCCATCCTCAACGATTCCAAGGTCGGCGAGGTCGCCCGCTCGCTCTACGACGACGCGCGCAAGATGCTCGATCTGATCGTCAAGGAAAAATGGTTCCGGGCGAGCGCGACGGTCGGCTTCTGGCCGGCGAACGCGCAGGGCGACGACATCGTGCTCTATGTCGATGAGAGCCGGACCAAGCAGATCGCAACGCTGCACACGCTGCGCCAGCAGCTCGAGAAGCGCGAGGGCCGCTTCAACGCGGCGCTCTCCGACTTCATCGCGCCGGTCGGTACCGGCGTGCCCGACTATGTCGGTGGCTTCGTCGTCACGGCCGGCATCGGCGAGGATGAGGTCGCCGACCGCTTCAAGATGGCGAATGACGACTACTCCTCGATCCTGTGCAAGGCGCTGGCCGACCGCCTCGCCGAAGCCTTTGCTGAACGCATGCACGCCCGCGTGCGCCGCGAGTTCTGGGCCTATGCGCCGGACGAGAGCCTCACCAGTGACGAGATGATCCTGGAGAGGTACCAGGGCATCCGCCCCGCGCCCGGCTATCCCGCGCAGCCTGACCACACCGAGAAGGCGACGCTGTTCGAGCTGCTCGACGCGGAAGCCACCTCCGGCGTGAAGCTGACCGAGAGCTTTGCGATGTGGCCGGGCAGTTCCGTGTCCGGGCTCTATTTCGCGAATCCCGAGAGCTATTATTTCGGCGTCGGCAAGATCGAGCGCGACCAGGTCGAGGATTATGCCGCACGCAAGGGCATGAGCGTCGCGGAAACCGAGCGCTGGCTCGCGCCCATCTTGAACTACATCCCGGCGCAGCCGGGCGCGACTGATAGGGCCGCGTTCGCGGCAATGCCGGCGAACGACGAGACGTCGAAGGATCTCGCGTCGCATCCGCCGGGCTGCACCTGCGCCGTGCATCTCGTGTGGCAGAAGAAGCGCGCGGGGGCGGGATAG